In Brassica rapa cultivar Chiifu-401-42 chromosome A06, CAAS_Brap_v3.01, whole genome shotgun sequence, a single window of DNA contains:
- the LOC103871064 gene encoding protein BIG GRAIN 1-like B, whose translation MDPWDNNTTDHQYRRRDHRHPSFSSSLLDQIYRSTDDSSDVSMRKKQNRAASLDENRVCLEKILLNRRKTADDFAVNRRKTAEINTVEPVFFKHSSSSSSDSSGFSSSESDSFYKRTRSSRSPPAIHHHPKPIRTAVERLERPNNKVKSKALKMYSDLKKVKQPISPGGRLATFLNSLFTGNTKKPNKTVSTATSSHTTCSSASSFSRSCLSKTTSSSEKSKRSVRFCPVNVILDEDSKQRESIRHHQSRVMEENRRVIEAAKELIRTYRENKDVEEEDDDDDDDAASCASSDLFELDNLSSIGIERYREELPVYETTRLTTNRIISR comes from the coding sequence ATGGATCCTTGGGATAACAACACTACAGACCACCAGTACCGCCGCCGCGACCACCGCCATCCTTCCTTCTCCTCCTCTCTCCTCGACCAAATCTACCGCTCCACCGACGACTCCTCCGACGTCTCCATGAGGAAGAAACAGAACCGCGCCGCCTCTCTTGATGAGAATCGCGTCTGCCTCGAGAAAATCCTCCTTAACCGCCGCAAAACCGCCGACGATTTCGCCGTTAACCGCCGCAAAACCGCCGAAATAAACACCGTCGAGCCAGTTTTCTTCAAGCACTCAAGCTCCAGCTCCTCCGACTCGAGCGGATTCTCCTCCTCCGAGTCAGACTCCTTCTACAAACGAACTCGCTCGTCTCGCTCTCCGCCGGCGATTCACCACCATCCTAAGCCGATTCGAACCGCCGTGGAGAGACTCGAGCGACCTAACAATAAAGTGAAATCGAAGGCGTTGAAGATGTACAGCGATTTGAAGAAAGTGAAGCAGCCGATCTCTCCCGGCGGACGCCTCGCCACGTTCCTTAACTCTCTCTTCACAGGAAACACGAAGAAACCGAATAAAACCGTTTCCACCGCCACGTCATCACACACCACTTGCTCGTCAGCGTCTTCCTTCTCCAGATCTTGTTTGAGCAAAACGACGTCGTCCAGCGAAAAATCGAAACGGTCTGTTCGTTTCTGCCCCGTCAACGTCATCCTCGACGAAGACTCCAAGCAACGAGAGTCCATTCGCCACCATCAAAGCCGAGTTATGGAGGAGAATCGTCGCGTGATTGAGGCCGCCAAGGAGCTTATCAGAACTTACCGGGAGAATAAAGACgtcgaagaagaagacgacgacgatGACGATGATGCTGCGAGTTGCGCGAGCTCTGACCTGTTTGAATTGGATAATCTATCGTCCATAGGGATCGAAAGGTATCGCGAAGAGCTTCCCGTCTACGAAACAACTCGTTTGACCACGAATCGTATTATCTCCAGATGA